One window of the Chitinophaga niabensis genome contains the following:
- a CDS encoding sialate O-acetylesterase, with translation MKRTILLVLLLAAITCNANIRLPRIFSSHMVLQRGSVNQIWGWADPREKVKISFAGKTIKVKAGKNGQWQAQLPAMEYGGPYRIRIKGKNEIELNDVMIGEVWVCSGQSNMTMTVQASRNSQQEIAAAQFPAIRLFTVPKRVAQLPQEDLDNGEWVECSPATVGSFSAAAYYFGRHLSNELKVPIGLIHSSWGGTVAETWVSGNTIEKDADFAPKLRRLQTADSVKANRPNDFPTLLYNGMIHPLIPYGIKGVIWYQGEGNRDRAWQYRRLFPSLISDWREKWNRDTFPFLFVSLANYLQPVDTPADSKWAELREAQAMTLKVPHTGMAVAIDIGEAGDIHPKNKQEVGRRLALNALKIAYGKTLVYSGPLYDSFEKDGRSMKIRFRETGSGLIIKNGETLKGFSIAGENQQFYWATAEVLNDSTVIVQTDKVPHPVAVRYGWADNPHTINLYNKEGLPAHPFRTDEWPGITVGKK, from the coding sequence GTGAAACGAACCATTCTCCTGGTATTGCTGCTGGCAGCCATTACCTGTAATGCTAATATCCGGCTGCCCCGTATTTTTAGTTCTCATATGGTATTACAGCGGGGTAGCGTTAACCAGATCTGGGGTTGGGCGGACCCACGCGAAAAAGTGAAGATCTCTTTTGCCGGCAAAACTATCAAAGTAAAGGCCGGGAAGAACGGTCAGTGGCAAGCGCAATTGCCGGCGATGGAATATGGCGGGCCTTACCGGATCCGCATTAAAGGAAAGAATGAAATAGAACTGAATGATGTGATGATAGGAGAGGTGTGGGTTTGTTCCGGGCAATCCAATATGACCATGACGGTACAGGCATCCCGCAACAGCCAGCAGGAAATTGCAGCGGCTCAGTTTCCTGCTATCCGTTTATTCACCGTTCCCAAAAGAGTAGCACAATTACCGCAGGAGGACCTGGATAATGGGGAATGGGTAGAATGCTCTCCCGCAACGGTGGGGAGTTTTTCCGCGGCTGCCTATTATTTTGGACGTCATCTCAGCAATGAACTGAAAGTTCCCATTGGCCTGATACATAGCTCCTGGGGCGGCACAGTGGCTGAAACATGGGTAAGCGGCAATACAATTGAAAAGGATGCAGACTTTGCACCCAAATTACGCCGCCTTCAAACGGCAGATTCTGTTAAGGCCAACCGCCCTAATGATTTTCCCACTTTATTATATAATGGTATGATCCATCCGCTGATACCCTACGGCATAAAAGGTGTGATCTGGTACCAGGGAGAGGGTAACCGGGACAGGGCATGGCAATACCGCCGTTTGTTCCCTTCCCTGATCAGCGACTGGCGGGAAAAGTGGAACAGGGATACTTTCCCTTTCCTTTTTGTATCGCTTGCCAATTACCTTCAGCCGGTAGATACACCTGCTGACAGTAAATGGGCGGAACTGCGGGAAGCGCAGGCCATGACATTAAAAGTTCCTCATACAGGTATGGCCGTTGCCATTGATATCGGAGAAGCCGGGGATATCCATCCAAAGAATAAACAGGAAGTAGGGCGAAGACTGGCGCTTAACGCATTGAAAATTGCTTATGGGAAAACCCTGGTGTATTCCGGGCCGCTGTATGACTCATTTGAAAAAGACGGACGTTCTATGAAGATCCGGTTCCGTGAAACCGGCAGCGGGCTCATCATTAAAAACGGCGAAACACTGAAGGGCTTTTCCATTGCGGGGGAAAACCAACAGTTTTACTGGGCAACCGCCGAAGTGCTGAATGATTCAACCGTAATTGTACAAACAGATAAAGTTCCGCATCCGGTAGCCGTACGTTATGGCTGGGCGGATAATCCCCATACCATCAATTTATATAATAAGGAGGGCCTTCCGGCACATCCTTTCAGAACAGATGAATGGCCGGGGATCACGGTCGGAAAGAAATAA
- a CDS encoding hybrid sensor histidine kinase/response regulator transcription factor translates to MRTLLLIMIWCCVVTAAAARRQNGVTGKIVQDLQFSRYTSKDGLPDNRIRSVFQDSRGFLWVGTMNGVSRYDGYTFKKYYSTNHPNSISGNWAFAICEDADKNIWIGTLNGLNVFNTGTEQFSSYVNIPGNKGSLFSNKITALQFDSKGILWIGTQKGLTSLDPATGRFKVYDQFPLRTHISKIIRSQDDYIWIATTEGMVRYHTTDHTFRLYPIKVKPDPYGSYFWSILENERDLYITTASSGVLMLRFNTIIGDYELSSMINELNPELEHTEVFDICKSTTGDLWLATDRGLASLGRSNNNIRFYRNNPFNNQSLSNNTAYTVFIDRTDNLWCGTELGLNKLNLHVLPFHFYTFKDPAAVDQVRSVFTVDGLNIWVGTAKNACYKYNIADNSTATFLLPPAGSPYNAHRSLYIDKNKEVWLGTLGGAVKLDPSDPSSSQRAVDGLAVFAFLKDSRNNLWIGTNAGLLQIKQDGTNTWHKHDPNDPGSLSSAFVRSLYEDHKGNIWVGFETSGLSYLDPSTGRFTRIKEVLGNIIYTITEQPRNVLWVGSELGLNKVMTGNLQQVTVKNYLEQDGLPDKSVNGILPDKGNFLWISTIKGLLRFDIAKEQFRHYLPTVTFSYSSAYKYNDHTFLFGTSDGFLVFDPAQVSSNTAAPEVMISGLKLFNREVGINQVFNGDIILKESITQTKKIALGYRNNVFTIGFTGLHFSNPENNAYAYRMEGFDKEWIYTNAADRSVTYTNLDPGTYTFAVKAANSSGTWNETPATLEIIVYPPPWKTWWAITLYILLAGTAVVLLIRHFSKQSRQRHAFETERLLRLKDEELHKEQLNFFTNIAHELQTPLTLINGSVERILYRNEHVEQQNHKNRFLSIIHQQSSRLTYLVNQLLDFRKAEAGYLQVDYRELNVSTLLTVIARLFEPVREQKELLFSADIKPGITILTDKDKLEKIIFNLLSNAFRHTESGHEIIISLHQENEWLEIEVGNSGCKLSKEQLQQVFDEFYAGNEISPDKYSHGIGLAFTQQLVRLLKGKIQVFLEGDWITFLVKLPVVPVEADARPVNAAPSYLLRSITAGGEPSAELSAKENNKRAILEDLDTEDKRSILVVDDEPSMRFLLRDIFSEQYIVYEAENGREALELMQNTLPDLIISDIMMPEIGGLELCNKVKNAPATSHIPFVLLSAKGNLEQKTEGYDAGADAYIPKPFDTTHLQVRVRKLLEYRARMMNLFRKSDITAGIAEEELEDADRKFLSDIVRHVEENMEDTELDSAFLEHKMMISKTQLYRKLKALSNMTPSEFIRHVRLQRAAHFLQSTQLTVAEVFYKTGFNNRSYFFREFKKRYNCSPKEYREQYRLQL, encoded by the coding sequence TTGAGAACATTACTCCTTATCATGATCTGGTGCTGTGTTGTAACAGCAGCAGCTGCACGCCGGCAAAATGGTGTAACGGGCAAGATCGTACAGGACCTTCAGTTCAGCAGGTATACCAGTAAAGACGGATTACCTGATAATCGTATCAGGTCTGTTTTCCAGGATAGCCGCGGTTTCCTGTGGGTGGGTACCATGAACGGTGTGAGCCGGTATGACGGGTATACTTTTAAAAAATATTACAGCACCAATCATCCCAACAGTATTTCAGGTAACTGGGCCTTTGCTATCTGCGAAGATGCGGATAAAAATATATGGATCGGCACGTTGAACGGCTTGAATGTTTTCAATACAGGAACAGAACAGTTTTCATCCTATGTAAATATTCCGGGGAATAAGGGATCCTTGTTTTCCAATAAGATCACTGCCCTGCAATTTGACAGCAAGGGTATTTTATGGATCGGAACGCAGAAGGGGCTTACCAGCTTAGACCCTGCAACCGGCCGTTTCAAAGTCTATGACCAGTTCCCGCTGCGTACGCATATCAGCAAGATCATTCGCTCGCAGGACGATTACATCTGGATCGCCACAACGGAAGGCATGGTGCGTTATCATACCACAGATCATACTTTCCGGCTCTATCCCATCAAAGTAAAACCAGACCCTTACGGCAGCTATTTCTGGTCCATCCTGGAAAATGAACGGGACCTGTATATCACTACTGCCAGCAGCGGGGTGCTGATGTTACGTTTCAATACTATCATCGGGGATTATGAGCTAAGCAGTATGATCAATGAGCTGAACCCGGAACTGGAACATACGGAAGTGTTTGATATCTGCAAATCCACTACCGGCGATCTCTGGCTGGCAACAGACCGGGGGCTTGCCAGCCTGGGCAGATCGAATAACAATATCCGGTTTTACAGGAATAATCCTTTCAACAATCAAAGTCTTAGTAATAATACGGCCTACACTGTTTTTATTGACCGTACGGATAATCTGTGGTGCGGTACGGAGCTGGGATTGAATAAACTCAACCTGCATGTATTACCTTTTCATTTTTACACATTCAAAGACCCTGCCGCTGTAGACCAGGTGCGCAGCGTTTTTACAGTGGATGGCCTGAACATCTGGGTAGGTACGGCAAAGAATGCCTGTTATAAATACAATATAGCAGATAATTCCACGGCTACTTTTTTGCTGCCACCGGCGGGTTCTCCTTATAATGCCCACCGTTCCCTGTATATAGACAAAAATAAGGAAGTGTGGCTGGGTACTTTAGGAGGTGCAGTGAAATTAGATCCATCTGATCCTTCTTCTTCCCAAAGAGCGGTAGATGGGCTGGCGGTATTTGCTTTCCTGAAAGACTCCAGGAATAATTTATGGATAGGCACGAATGCGGGATTGTTACAAATAAAGCAAGACGGTACAAATACCTGGCATAAACATGATCCTAATGATCCGGGAAGCCTCAGTTCTGCATTTGTCCGTTCACTTTATGAAGATCATAAAGGCAATATCTGGGTAGGATTTGAAACGTCAGGACTGAGTTACCTGGATCCTTCCACCGGGCGTTTCACCAGGATCAAAGAAGTGTTAGGCAATATCATTTATACTATCACAGAGCAACCCCGGAATGTATTGTGGGTAGGCTCAGAGCTGGGATTGAATAAAGTGATGACCGGGAACCTGCAGCAGGTAACTGTAAAAAATTACCTGGAGCAGGATGGCCTGCCTGATAAATCTGTCAACGGCATATTGCCTGATAAGGGTAATTTTTTATGGATCAGCACTATAAAGGGGCTGCTGCGTTTTGATATTGCAAAGGAACAGTTCCGGCATTACCTGCCTACTGTTACTTTTAGTTACAGCAGCGCTTATAAGTATAATGACCATACCTTCCTGTTCGGCACATCAGACGGCTTCCTGGTTTTTGATCCTGCGCAGGTTTCCTCCAACACTGCCGCTCCGGAGGTAATGATATCCGGCCTTAAATTGTTTAACAGGGAAGTAGGGATCAACCAGGTGTTTAACGGAGATATTATCCTGAAGGAATCCATCACGCAGACAAAGAAGATCGCATTGGGCTACCGGAATAATGTATTTACCATCGGCTTTACCGGCCTTCATTTTTCCAACCCGGAGAACAACGCGTATGCATACAGGATGGAGGGCTTTGATAAGGAATGGATCTATACCAATGCGGCAGACAGGTCTGTGACCTACACCAACCTTGATCCGGGCACTTATACTTTTGCTGTGAAAGCAGCCAATAGCTCAGGTACCTGGAATGAAACACCTGCCACTTTAGAGATCATTGTATATCCGCCACCATGGAAAACATGGTGGGCCATCACACTTTATATACTACTGGCGGGAACAGCGGTGGTGCTGCTGATCAGGCATTTCTCAAAACAATCCCGGCAACGGCATGCTTTTGAAACGGAGCGACTGCTGCGGTTAAAGGATGAGGAGTTACATAAAGAACAGCTGAACTTCTTCACCAATATTGCACATGAACTGCAAACGCCGCTTACCCTTATAAACGGGTCTGTTGAGCGGATACTGTACAGGAACGAGCACGTGGAGCAGCAGAACCATAAGAATCGTTTTCTTTCCATTATTCATCAGCAGTCTTCCCGGCTTACTTACCTGGTGAACCAGTTGCTGGATTTCAGAAAAGCGGAAGCGGGATACCTGCAGGTAGATTACAGGGAACTGAATGTTTCTACCTTGCTCACGGTAATTGCCAGGTTATTTGAACCGGTGCGTGAGCAGAAAGAACTGTTATTTTCAGCGGATATAAAGCCGGGCATTACGATCCTGACGGATAAGGATAAACTGGAGAAGATCATTTTCAACCTCCTGTCCAACGCCTTCCGGCATACGGAAAGCGGGCATGAAATTATCATATCTCTACACCAGGAAAATGAATGGCTGGAAATAGAAGTTGGTAATTCCGGCTGTAAACTTTCAAAAGAACAATTGCAGCAGGTGTTTGATGAATTCTATGCGGGAAATGAGATTTCACCTGACAAATACAGTCATGGTATCGGGCTGGCTTTTACGCAGCAGCTGGTGCGTTTGCTGAAAGGGAAGATACAGGTATTCCTTGAGGGAGATTGGATAACATTCCTGGTAAAACTACCCGTTGTACCGGTAGAAGCAGATGCCAGGCCGGTAAATGCAGCGCCTTCTTATTTATTAAGGTCTATTACTGCGGGAGGTGAACCCTCTGCAGAATTGTCTGCCAAAGAGAATAATAAAAGGGCTATCCTGGAAGACCTGGATACGGAAGATAAAAGGTCCATACTGGTGGTGGATGATGAGCCTTCCATGCGCTTCCTGCTCCGCGATATTTTTTCAGAACAATATATTGTTTATGAAGCAGAGAACGGGCGGGAGGCATTGGAGCTGATGCAGAACACTTTGCCTGACCTGATCATCAGCGATATTATGATGCCGGAAATAGGCGGTCTTGAATTGTGCAATAAAGTAAAGAACGCACCTGCCACCAGCCATATTCCTTTTGTACTGTTATCCGCCAAAGGCAACCTGGAACAAAAGACGGAGGGATATGACGCCGGAGCGGACGCTTATATTCCCAAACCGTTTGATACTACCCATTTACAGGTAAGGGTGCGCAAATTGCTGGAATACCGTGCCAGGATGATGAACCTGTTCCGGAAAAGTGATATCACGGCAGGCATTGCGGAAGAAGAACTGGAAGATGCGGACAGGAAATTTCTGAGTGATATCGTACGGCACGTGGAAGAGAATATGGAAGATACTGAGCTGGACAGCGCTTTCCTGGAGCATAAAATGATGATCAGCAAAACCCAGCTGTACCGGAAACTAAAGGCATTGTCCAATATGACGCCGTCTGAATTCATCAGGCATGTGCGTTTGCAGCGGGCTGCTCATTTTCTGCAATCTACGCAGTTAACGGTAGCCGAGGTGTTTTATAAAACCGGTTTTAACAACCGCTCTTATTTTTTCAGGGAATTCAAAAAACGTTATAACTGTTCGCCAAAAGAATACAGGGAGCAATACCGGCTGCAATTATAA